In Streptomyces sp. NBC_00306, a single genomic region encodes these proteins:
- a CDS encoding response regulator transcription factor, whose amino-acid sequence MSEPADAVEMRAALLRLRRTSGLPIAFGGLLHDSRRLRIAELSGAQTGALRGLAICAGNGLGGKSMALSRPCAVTDYREARHISHEYDAAVSTEGLRSVLAVPVVVRRKVRGVLYAALRRPVPLGDRTFDAAVAAAREVEQTLVVRDEVRELLAFAQEPAAGHGAWEEVREAHGQLRALAPRVVDPSLRASLLEVCGRLAAATGGRSADPAIALAPRELDVLACVATGATNAGAAERLGLKQETVKGYLRAAMRKLGAHTRTEAVVAARRAGLLP is encoded by the coding sequence GTGTCCGAGCCCGCCGACGCTGTCGAGATGCGAGCGGCGCTGCTGCGGCTGCGCCGGACGAGCGGGCTGCCCATCGCGTTCGGCGGTCTGCTGCACGACAGCCGCCGGCTGCGGATAGCCGAACTGAGCGGGGCGCAGACCGGTGCGCTGCGCGGGCTGGCGATCTGCGCGGGCAACGGTCTCGGCGGAAAGTCCATGGCGCTGTCCCGGCCGTGCGCGGTGACCGACTACCGCGAGGCGCGCCACATCAGTCATGAGTACGACGCGGCGGTCTCCACCGAAGGGCTGCGCTCGGTGCTCGCGGTACCGGTCGTCGTACGCCGCAAGGTGCGGGGCGTCCTGTACGCCGCCCTGCGCCGTCCGGTGCCGCTGGGCGATCGGACCTTCGACGCCGCCGTGGCCGCGGCCCGTGAGGTGGAGCAGACCCTGGTCGTACGGGACGAGGTGCGGGAGCTCCTGGCCTTCGCACAGGAGCCGGCGGCGGGGCACGGGGCGTGGGAGGAGGTCCGCGAGGCGCACGGCCAGTTGCGGGCGCTGGCGCCGCGGGTCGTCGACCCGTCGCTGCGCGCGTCGCTGCTGGAGGTCTGCGGCAGGCTGGCGGCTGCCACGGGCGGCCGGTCCGCGGACCCCGCGATCGCCCTGGCGCCCCGCGAGCTGGATGTGCTGGCGTGTGTGGCGACGGGCGCGACGAACGCGGGCGCGGCGGAGCGGCTGGGTCTGAAACAGGAGACGGTGAAGGGGTATCTGCGGGCCGCGATGCGGAAGCTGGGTGCGCACACCCGGACGGAGGCGGTGGTGGCGGCACGCCGCGCGGGTCTGCTGCCGTGA
- a CDS encoding SDR family oxidoreductase gives MSGLFSLEGRTALVTGARSGIGRAIALGLAEAGADLVLAGRGGPLEETEKAVRALGRDAETLVLDLAVPSAIPSTVRELLARRPVDILVNNAGAIHRSPAEHTAYEEWRGVLAVNLDAVFLLCREIGTAMAARGSGKIVNVASLLSFQGGVGVPSYAASKHAVAGLTKALATEWGPRGVQVNAVAPGYIATGFTESLREDAERNTEILGRIPAGRWGSPEDLAGSVVFLSSSAADYVNGHVLVVDGGWMAR, from the coding sequence ATGAGCGGGCTGTTCTCACTGGAAGGACGTACGGCGCTGGTGACGGGCGCCCGTTCCGGCATCGGCCGGGCGATCGCCCTGGGGCTGGCGGAGGCGGGAGCCGACCTGGTGCTCGCCGGCCGCGGCGGCCCGCTGGAGGAGACCGAGAAGGCGGTGCGCGCGCTTGGCCGTGACGCCGAGACGCTGGTGCTCGATCTGGCCGTACCGAGCGCGATCCCGTCCACGGTGCGGGAGTTGCTGGCCCGGCGGCCCGTCGACATCCTCGTCAACAACGCGGGCGCGATCCACCGCTCACCGGCCGAGCACACCGCCTACGAGGAGTGGCGCGGTGTCCTCGCGGTCAATCTCGACGCCGTGTTCCTGCTCTGCCGGGAGATCGGCACGGCGATGGCGGCGCGCGGCAGCGGGAAGATCGTCAACGTGGCGTCGCTGCTCTCGTTCCAGGGCGGTGTCGGGGTGCCGTCGTACGCGGCGAGCAAGCACGCGGTCGCCGGTCTGACCAAGGCGCTGGCCACCGAGTGGGGCCCGCGCGGGGTGCAGGTCAACGCGGTCGCGCCGGGCTACATCGCCACCGGATTCACCGAGTCCCTGCGTGAGGACGCTGAGCGGAACACCGAGATCCTGGGCCGTATCCCGGCCGGCCGATGGGGCAGCCCGGAGGACCTCGCGGGCAGCGTCGTCTTCCTCTCCTCGTCGGCGGCGGACTACGTGAACGGGCATGTGCTCGTCGTGGACGGCGGCTGGATGGCACGGTGA
- the cpt gene encoding chloramphenicol phosphotransferase CPT — protein MTQLIVLNGGSSSGKSGIARCLQAVLPDPWLVLGVDTLVDAMPASLRTSGAGIDFAADGGVHVGDAFRAVEAAWIEGVVAMARAGARVVVDEVFLGGAASQQRWQRAAGELPVLWVGVRCESTVAAGREVARGDRIAGMAAAQADLVHAGVRYDLEVDTTHTESMECARAIAARVR, from the coding sequence ATGACTCAGCTGATCGTTCTCAACGGTGGTTCCAGCTCGGGGAAGTCGGGGATCGCCCGGTGCCTTCAGGCGGTCCTGCCGGATCCCTGGCTGGTCCTCGGGGTCGACACGCTGGTCGACGCGATGCCCGCGTCCCTGCGGACGTCCGGCGCGGGGATCGACTTCGCGGCGGACGGCGGGGTGCACGTCGGGGACGCGTTCCGGGCGGTGGAGGCGGCGTGGATCGAGGGGGTCGTCGCGATGGCGCGGGCGGGCGCCCGGGTCGTCGTCGACGAGGTGTTCCTCGGTGGAGCGGCGTCGCAGCAGCGGTGGCAGCGGGCCGCGGGCGAACTGCCGGTGCTGTGGGTCGGTGTGCGGTGCGAGAGCACTGTCGCTGCGGGCCGTGAGGTGGCGCGGGGCGACCGGATCGCCGGGATGGCCGCGGCGCAGGCGGACCTGGTCCACGCGGGCGTCCGCTACGACCTGGAGGTGGACACGACGCACACCGAGTCCATGGAGTGCGCGCGGGCCATTGCCGCTCGGGTCCGGTGA
- a CDS encoding peptidoglycan-binding domain-containing protein → MHQSVREAFMPFSKPLEGRLDFMYLDVKGLVSTGVGNLLDADDPSAFGSNPNPLPDIFTLDWFDKDTGVLADRAEIEEEYRKVKFSGTSLATTDQKGAVTRLRTSQQAIDALVTRKLDSFENSLRGRDMFAGYDGWPADGQLGLLSMAWAMGPLFRFPKFQAAAASGDWLTMAQECRMTEAANPGIIPRNVRNGLLFTLAGWVTTLPDGDHGRLVFDPVRRLDDWMRSGDHPVPLNLTIGLQKALETLGFDPKGLDGIIGKGTRAALTAFQASLALTQTPGVSSVTDVPQETMVALRAGLNARGVACFP, encoded by the coding sequence ATGCACCAGAGCGTGAGAGAAGCGTTCATGCCGTTCAGCAAGCCGCTCGAGGGCCGCCTCGATTTCATGTACCTGGACGTGAAGGGCCTCGTGTCCACTGGCGTGGGCAATCTGCTGGATGCCGACGACCCGTCGGCATTCGGCAGCAACCCGAACCCACTCCCGGATATTTTCACCCTGGACTGGTTCGACAAGGACACCGGCGTACTGGCGGACCGGGCCGAGATCGAGGAGGAGTATCGAAAGGTCAAGTTCAGTGGCACGTCCCTGGCGACGACTGATCAAAAGGGAGCCGTGACACGGCTGCGGACCTCTCAGCAGGCCATCGACGCGCTCGTGACGCGCAAGCTGGACTCCTTCGAGAACTCCCTGCGGGGACGTGACATGTTCGCGGGGTACGACGGTTGGCCGGCCGACGGTCAGCTCGGCCTCCTCAGCATGGCCTGGGCCATGGGCCCTCTCTTCCGCTTTCCGAAGTTCCAGGCAGCTGCCGCGTCCGGGGACTGGCTGACCATGGCGCAGGAGTGCAGGATGACGGAGGCCGCAAACCCGGGGATCATCCCGCGCAACGTGAGAAACGGCCTGCTCTTCACGCTTGCCGGATGGGTGACGACTCTTCCGGACGGTGATCACGGCAGGCTCGTGTTCGACCCCGTGCGCAGGCTCGACGACTGGATGCGCTCAGGGGATCATCCCGTTCCGCTGAACCTGACGATCGGGCTGCAGAAGGCACTGGAGACACTCGGCTTCGACCCCAAAGGGCTCGACGGAATCATCGGGAAGGGGACCCGCGCCGCCCTCACAGCATTTCAGGCCTCGCTGGCGCTCACGCAGACGCCTGGGGTGTCCAGCGTCACCGACGTTCCGCAGGAAACCATGGTCGCACTGCGGGCCGGTCTCAACGCCAGAGGAGTCGCCTGCTTCCCCTGA
- a CDS encoding LysE family translocator: MVSTERFLAFAAMSLLVIVIPGPSVLFVIGRALAHGRRTAVATALGNVVGSYALVVFVALGVGSLVERSVLVFMAVKLAGAAYLIHLGIQAFRHRKDMKVSDMSAPTGPARSDVRTVVDGILVGVTNPKGIVFFAAVLPQFVDHSAGSLPAQMLLLGLVPICIGLVTDTLWGLGAAAARGWFARSERRLSLVGGAGGFAMIGLGVTVAATGRAD, encoded by the coding sequence ATGGTGTCGACCGAACGCTTCCTCGCTTTTGCCGCGATGTCCCTCCTCGTGATCGTGATTCCCGGCCCGAGCGTGCTGTTCGTGATCGGGCGGGCGCTGGCGCACGGCCGCCGTACCGCGGTGGCCACGGCGCTGGGCAATGTCGTCGGCTCGTACGCGCTGGTGGTGTTCGTCGCCCTGGGCGTCGGCTCGCTCGTCGAACGCTCCGTCCTCGTGTTCATGGCGGTGAAGCTCGCCGGCGCGGCCTACCTCATCCACCTGGGCATCCAGGCCTTCCGGCACCGCAAGGACATGAAGGTCTCCGACATGTCGGCACCCACCGGCCCCGCCCGCAGCGATGTGCGGACCGTCGTGGACGGCATCCTCGTCGGCGTCACCAACCCCAAGGGCATCGTCTTCTTCGCCGCGGTGCTGCCGCAGTTCGTGGACCACTCGGCAGGAAGTCTGCCCGCGCAGATGCTGCTGCTGGGACTGGTCCCGATCTGCATCGGTCTGGTCACCGACACGCTGTGGGGTCTGGGTGCCGCCGCGGCACGCGGCTGGTTCGCCCGCTCCGAGCGGCGGCTGTCGCTGGTGGGCGGCGCGGGCGGGTTCGCGATGATCGGGCTGGGTGTGACGGTGGCGGCGACGGGCCGCGCGGACTGA
- a CDS encoding SAV_915 family protein produces the protein MNTLTREDADTADPDERRPAGPLYVPVRLGSAGGHQLRFVRTPLGVRTAVGFTSKERLLAVLGDEQQWIRLAEPALRTLAEPLGVTLVTVDPQLSAPAPRRAPAPPAVQPCPRRGGWDPDAVGVLRVTGATAFVWTAVTAVHAFLD, from the coding sequence ATGAACACCCTCACCCGTGAGGACGCGGACACCGCCGACCCCGACGAACGCCGCCCGGCAGGGCCGCTCTACGTGCCGGTTCGGCTCGGCTCTGCCGGAGGACACCAGCTGCGTTTCGTGCGCACCCCGCTCGGCGTACGCACCGCGGTCGGCTTCACCAGCAAGGAACGGCTCCTCGCCGTCCTCGGCGACGAGCAGCAGTGGATCCGCCTCGCGGAGCCCGCGCTGCGCACGCTCGCCGAACCGCTGGGCGTGACGCTCGTGACGGTCGACCCCCAGCTCTCCGCACCGGCGCCCCGGCGGGCGCCCGCTCCCCCCGCTGTCCAGCCCTGCCCGCGCCGCGGCGGCTGGGACCCCGACGCGGTCGGAGTGCTCCGGGTGACCGGGGCGACCGCGTTCGTGTGGACCGCGGTCACCGCCGTCCACGCTTTCCTCGACTGA
- a CDS encoding winged helix DNA-binding domain-containing protein, whose product MAPKTTHPVIGRRALNRATLERQLLLRRAPRSEMSVKGAVEHLVGLQAQNVKPPYYALAARLDGFRPEELSALMASREVARLVTLRSTIHTHSADDCLSLRPFAQAGGPDRELRMFQSRGGLDGVDPDRLRTVAREVVEEEPRTLGQLREELLKQWPDADPFSLSVAARCVLPLVQITPRGEWGRSGQVVLTTAERWFGRESSPAASADEVVRRYLAAFGPASVKDMQTWCGLTRMRQVFERQRPGLVVLQDEKGVELFDLPDAPRPDEDIPAPPRFLPEFDNLLLSHADRSRVVADDHKSLTWRGNQAYSTLLVDGFLAGIWRSVEEKDTVSLTIQAFGKLSRAQRDAVAAEGESMLSTLSTATAHDIRFGDVLGTS is encoded by the coding sequence ATGGCCCCGAAGACGACGCATCCCGTGATCGGCAGGCGCGCCCTCAACCGCGCCACCCTCGAACGTCAGCTCCTGCTGCGCCGCGCGCCCCGTTCGGAGATGTCCGTCAAGGGCGCCGTCGAGCACCTCGTCGGCCTCCAGGCGCAGAACGTGAAACCGCCGTACTACGCCCTCGCGGCGCGGCTCGACGGCTTCCGCCCCGAAGAGCTCTCCGCGCTGATGGCGTCCCGCGAGGTCGCGCGCCTGGTCACCCTGCGATCCACCATCCATACGCACTCCGCGGACGACTGCCTCAGCCTGCGGCCGTTTGCCCAGGCCGGCGGCCCCGACCGGGAGCTGAGGATGTTCCAGTCCCGCGGCGGGCTGGACGGGGTCGATCCCGACCGGCTCCGTACCGTCGCCCGCGAGGTGGTCGAGGAGGAGCCGCGGACCCTGGGGCAACTGCGCGAGGAGCTGCTGAAGCAGTGGCCGGACGCCGATCCCTTCTCCCTGTCGGTCGCCGCCCGCTGCGTACTGCCCCTGGTGCAGATCACGCCGCGCGGCGAGTGGGGCCGCAGCGGTCAGGTCGTGCTGACGACGGCCGAGCGGTGGTTCGGCCGGGAGTCGTCGCCGGCGGCGTCCGCCGACGAGGTCGTACGGCGGTATCTGGCCGCCTTCGGGCCCGCGTCGGTCAAGGACATGCAGACGTGGTGCGGGCTGACCCGGATGCGGCAGGTCTTCGAGCGGCAGCGGCCCGGCCTCGTCGTCCTCCAGGACGAGAAGGGCGTGGAGCTGTTCGACCTCCCGGACGCGCCCCGGCCCGACGAGGACATCCCCGCCCCGCCGCGCTTCCTGCCCGAGTTCGACAATCTGCTGCTCTCGCACGCCGACCGCAGCCGCGTGGTGGCCGACGACCACAAGAGCCTGACCTGGCGCGGCAACCAGGCGTACTCCACGCTGCTCGTGGACGGCTTCCTCGCCGGGATCTGGCGGTCGGTGGAGGAGAAGGACACGGTGAGCCTGACGATCCAGGCCTTCGGGAAACTCAGCCGCGCGCAGCGCGACGCGGTGGCCGCGGAGGGGGAGTCGATGCTCTCCACCCTGTCCACGGCCACCGCGCACGACATCCGCTTCGGGGACGTTCTCGGTACGTCCTGA
- a CDS encoding S8 family serine peptidase yields the protein MSEFSPDTSEQEREVQERPLRWLVAPLPGAVLPQGVSPVPPESVFDRLAAERDVQLCGHIVPGERLQTLSEGDAFPEVGIFTMTEERARRLNQDVEIHVERDRRLIYGMPVASSDDALVVQPAAVPLLASTLSLAFSVRGSDGTPVPQATVSLRGSAWPAQGVTGPDGRVVISVNGETPGSIDAVYVKAEQGHWDRWLMRPQLVTDGDNVVTLVRLDQTVPDFPGRQMFGWGQRAMHLDRIPPSYRAHGIKVAVIDSGIATSHPDLAGRVVGGVDAAEGADWSVDVIGHGTHCAGTIAGADTGTGIIGSATEAEIHACRIFPGGRISALLASLDYCIEHDIDVVNLSLGTGEHSPLVAQKIAAGRGIGMACIAASGNNGTDQVLFPGSLDTVLTVAAMGKKGECPEDSSHAFQVFGEPTAEGYFSGKFSSHGPAVDVCAPGVAVISSVPPQGYAAQDGTSMAAPHVASLAALALAHHPDFQEQFATRNEARVERLFQILRDSCDPLDFGDPRRSGAGMPNAVRALGLESGTLLGAAAAPETGSFTRSTAAAAVEELGQELARIGIS from the coding sequence ATGAGCGAGTTCAGCCCCGACACATCGGAACAGGAACGCGAAGTGCAGGAGCGCCCCCTGCGCTGGCTGGTGGCACCACTGCCCGGTGCGGTACTGCCGCAGGGCGTGAGCCCCGTGCCGCCCGAGTCGGTCTTCGACCGTCTCGCGGCCGAAAGGGACGTCCAATTGTGCGGGCACATCGTGCCCGGTGAGCGGCTCCAGACTCTGTCGGAAGGCGACGCGTTTCCGGAGGTCGGGATCTTCACGATGACGGAGGAGCGGGCCCGCCGACTCAACCAGGACGTCGAGATCCACGTGGAGCGCGACCGCCGGCTGATCTACGGCATGCCCGTGGCGTCCTCGGACGACGCCCTGGTCGTGCAACCCGCAGCCGTGCCACTCCTGGCAAGCACGCTCAGCCTTGCGTTCTCCGTCCGGGGCAGTGACGGCACTCCCGTGCCACAGGCGACGGTGTCACTGAGAGGGTCTGCGTGGCCCGCCCAGGGCGTCACCGGGCCGGACGGACGCGTCGTCATCTCCGTCAACGGCGAAACCCCGGGATCTATCGACGCGGTCTACGTCAAGGCCGAGCAAGGGCACTGGGACCGCTGGCTGATGCGACCCCAACTGGTCACTGACGGGGACAACGTGGTCACCTTGGTGCGCCTGGACCAGACCGTGCCGGACTTTCCCGGCCGCCAGATGTTCGGCTGGGGACAGCGGGCGATGCACCTCGATCGCATCCCGCCCTCGTACCGCGCCCATGGGATCAAGGTCGCGGTCATCGACTCGGGCATCGCCACATCCCACCCCGACCTCGCCGGTCGTGTGGTCGGCGGTGTGGACGCGGCGGAAGGCGCGGACTGGAGCGTCGATGTCATCGGGCACGGAACTCACTGCGCGGGCACGATCGCAGGTGCCGACACCGGTACGGGAATCATCGGCTCCGCCACGGAAGCCGAAATTCATGCGTGCAGGATCTTCCCCGGTGGACGCATCAGCGCCTTGCTCGCCTCTCTGGACTACTGCATCGAGCACGACATCGATGTGGTCAACCTCAGCCTCGGTACCGGGGAGCACTCGCCGCTGGTCGCACAGAAGATCGCGGCCGGCCGCGGCATCGGCATGGCGTGCATCGCCGCATCCGGGAACAACGGCACGGACCAGGTCCTCTTTCCGGGATCACTCGACACCGTGCTGACCGTCGCCGCCATGGGCAAGAAGGGAGAGTGTCCGGAGGACAGCTCCCACGCCTTCCAGGTGTTCGGCGAGCCCACGGCCGAGGGCTACTTCTCCGGCAAGTTCAGCTCCCACGGTCCGGCGGTCGATGTTTGCGCGCCGGGAGTGGCGGTCATCTCCTCGGTACCGCCGCAGGGGTACGCCGCGCAGGACGGGACGTCCATGGCCGCCCCCCATGTCGCGAGCCTTGCCGCTCTGGCACTGGCACACCACCCGGATTTCCAGGAGCAGTTCGCCACCCGCAACGAGGCTCGGGTGGAGCGGCTGTTCCAGATCCTGCGGGACAGCTGCGATCCGCTCGACTTCGGTGACCCGCGCCGCTCCGGTGCCGGGATGCCCAATGCCGTTCGCGCCCTCGGGCTGGAGTCCGGCACGCTGCTCGGCGCGGCCGCCGCGCCGGAAACCGGGAGCTTCACCCGTTCGACCGCCGCGGCGGCGGTCGAGGAACTCGGACAGGAACTCGCACGAATCGGCATCTCCTGA
- a CDS encoding magnesium and cobalt transport protein CorA: MPLTPKRPQWRRRPQPPGGSPPENDAGTEPPGAGPVHKDQGSVVQASLYREGRRVSTPDSLAETYRELHEYPDGMAWIGLHRPSEAELLSLAAEFDLHELAVEDAMEAHQRPKLERYGDTLFVVLRAARYLDAQEEVDFGELHVFVGKDFLITVRHGAAPDLSAVRHRMEENPELLALGPEAVLYAILDSVVDGYAPVVTGVQNDIDEIETEVFGGDPAVSRRIYELSREMVEFQRATRPLVGMLHGLMAGFAKYGTDEELQRYLRDVADHVTHTSERVDGFRQALSDILTVNATLVTQQQNAEMRALAEAGFEQNEEIKKISSWAAILFAPTLVGTIYGMNFENMPELGWGFGYPFAIGLMGLVCTSLYFIFKRRRWL, encoded by the coding sequence ATGCCGTTGACGCCGAAGCGACCCCAGTGGCGCCGCCGGCCCCAGCCCCCGGGCGGCTCTCCGCCGGAGAACGATGCGGGCACCGAGCCCCCCGGCGCCGGTCCGGTGCACAAGGACCAGGGCAGCGTCGTCCAGGCGTCGCTGTACCGCGAGGGCCGTCGTGTCTCGACCCCGGACTCGCTCGCCGAGACCTACCGCGAGCTGCACGAGTACCCCGACGGCATGGCCTGGATCGGACTGCACCGTCCGTCCGAGGCTGAACTCCTCTCGCTGGCCGCAGAGTTCGACCTGCACGAACTGGCCGTCGAGGACGCGATGGAGGCCCATCAGCGCCCCAAGCTGGAGCGCTACGGCGACACGCTCTTCGTGGTCCTGCGCGCCGCGCGCTACCTCGACGCCCAGGAGGAGGTCGACTTCGGCGAGCTGCATGTGTTCGTGGGCAAGGACTTCCTCATCACGGTCCGCCACGGCGCGGCCCCGGACCTGTCCGCGGTACGCCACCGTATGGAGGAGAACCCCGAACTCCTGGCGCTGGGACCGGAAGCGGTGCTGTACGCCATCCTGGACAGCGTGGTCGACGGGTACGCCCCGGTCGTCACGGGTGTGCAGAACGACATCGACGAGATCGAGACCGAGGTGTTCGGCGGAGACCCGGCGGTCTCCCGCCGCATCTACGAACTGTCCCGGGAAATGGTCGAGTTCCAGCGGGCCACCCGTCCGCTGGTCGGGATGCTGCACGGTCTGATGGCCGGCTTCGCGAAGTACGGCACCGACGAGGAACTCCAGCGCTATCTGCGGGACGTCGCCGACCACGTGACCCACACCAGTGAGCGCGTCGACGGCTTCCGCCAGGCGCTCTCGGACATCCTCACGGTGAACGCGACGCTGGTCACGCAGCAGCAGAACGCGGAGATGCGGGCACTGGCGGAGGCGGGCTTCGAGCAGAACGAGGAGATCAAGAAGATCTCCAGCTGGGCCGCCATCCTCTTCGCCCCGACGCTGGTCGGCACGATCTACGGGATGAACTTCGAGAACATGCCGGAGCTGGGCTGGGGGTTCGGCTATCCGTTTGCCATCGGCCTGATGGGCCTGGTGTGTACGAGCCTGTACTTCATCTTCAAGCGGCGTCGCTGGCTCTGA
- the lysA gene encoding diaminopimelate decarboxylase: MTAIPAVPVSIPELAAPSVWPVSAVSAPGGDVAVGGVPLTEIAERYGTPAYILDEDEVRSRARAWLRALPDAEVVYAAKAFVCRAVVDWMEQEGLGLDVCSAGELELAAVRGFPAERIVLHGNAKSPEDLRTALRLGVGRIVIDSDCEIARLAAQVTGPGAQQVMVRVLPSIEAGAHAKIRTGAEGQKFGLSIADGDAEDAIARILGQPRLELTGLHSHLGSQISSPEPYAQNVRRVVAFMARIRERHGITLPELDLGGGFAVAYLPGDPAPVPAAYGRRINDELVRSCAEFDYPLPRLTVEPGRSIMAPAGIALYRVLAVKRTGGQVFVAVDGGMSDNPRPALYGARYTVRLVGRASAAPMRATTVVGRHCEAGDVLAEAVELPEDIRPGDVLAVPASGAYQVSMASGYNMTGRPPVVAVSGGRSRLLVRRETFDDHRSRDVGL, from the coding sequence ATGACTGCCATCCCCGCAGTACCGGTGTCGATACCCGAACTCGCCGCACCCTCGGTGTGGCCCGTGTCCGCCGTCTCCGCACCCGGGGGCGACGTGGCGGTCGGCGGAGTCCCGCTCACCGAGATCGCCGAACGGTACGGCACCCCGGCCTACATCCTCGACGAGGACGAGGTCCGCTCCCGGGCCCGTGCGTGGCTGCGCGCCCTGCCCGACGCCGAAGTCGTCTACGCGGCGAAGGCGTTCGTGTGCCGGGCCGTCGTCGACTGGATGGAGCAGGAGGGCCTCGGCCTGGACGTCTGTTCCGCGGGCGAGCTGGAGCTGGCCGCGGTCCGCGGCTTCCCCGCCGAGCGGATCGTGCTGCACGGCAACGCCAAGTCGCCCGAGGACCTGCGCACCGCGCTGCGGCTCGGCGTCGGCCGCATCGTGATCGACTCGGACTGCGAGATAGCCCGGCTCGCCGCTCAGGTGACGGGACCCGGGGCGCAGCAGGTGATGGTGCGCGTACTGCCCAGCATCGAGGCGGGCGCCCACGCGAAGATCCGTACGGGCGCGGAGGGGCAGAAGTTCGGCCTGTCCATCGCCGACGGCGACGCCGAGGATGCGATCGCCCGCATCCTCGGGCAGCCGCGGCTCGAACTGACCGGTCTGCACAGCCATCTGGGCTCGCAGATCTCCTCCCCGGAGCCGTACGCGCAGAATGTGCGGCGGGTGGTCGCCTTCATGGCCCGCATCCGCGAGCGTCATGGGATCACCCTGCCCGAGCTCGACCTCGGCGGCGGCTTCGCCGTGGCGTATCTGCCGGGAGACCCGGCGCCGGTTCCGGCGGCGTACGGCCGTCGCATCAACGACGAACTGGTGCGCAGCTGCGCGGAGTTCGACTATCCGCTGCCCCGGCTCACGGTGGAGCCGGGCCGTTCGATCATGGCTCCCGCGGGCATCGCCCTCTACCGGGTGCTGGCGGTCAAGCGGACCGGCGGGCAGGTGTTCGTGGCGGTCGACGGCGGAATGAGCGACAACCCGAGACCTGCGCTGTACGGGGCGCGGTACACCGTCCGCCTGGTGGGGCGCGCTTCGGCCGCCCCGATGCGCGCGACGACGGTGGTCGGCCGGCACTGCGAGGCGGGCGATGTGCTCGCGGAGGCGGTGGAACTGCCGGAGGACATACGGCCCGGGGACGTCCTGGCCGTGCCGGCGTCGGGCGCGTACCAGGTGTCGATGGCGTCCGGCTACAACATGACGGGGCGGCCGCCGGTGGTGGCCGTGTCGGGTGGCCGGTCGCGGCTGTTGGTCCGCCGGGAGACGTTCGACGACCACCGCAGCCGGGACGTCGGCCTCTGA